A window of Ipomoea triloba cultivar NCNSP0323 chromosome 2, ASM357664v1 contains these coding sequences:
- the LOC116011000 gene encoding ATP-dependent DNA helicase PIF1-like codes for MSAGLRSRGEIVLNVASSGIASLLLPGGRTAHSRFAIPICINEDSTCNIKQGSPLAELIVKAKLIIWDEAPMMHKHCFEALDKTMRDVLRFSNTSSSTKTFGGKTIVLGVISYRYFQLFPKKQDKILSKQNLRLRSITTEEEIEKLDTFAKWIVDLGDGNLGGNSEDDCNINIPSQFVLQTKGDPIKEIVEQTFPSFGTGVIDPEQLKSRAILAPTSDVVDQVNEYMNNLNQASSKTYLSCDSVCKADTNDNMLAEVHTTEFLNSLKCSGVPNHSLSLKVGSPIMLLRNIDHSIGLCNGTRLIVTKLGNHVIEAKILGGTHYGTTVLIPRLSLTPSDPRLPFKFQRKQFPVMLSYAMTINKSQGQTLSVVGLLLKKPVFNHGQLYVAVSRVSNLDGLKILISDETKGLVNCTQNVVYKEIFNNL; via the exons ATGTCTGCTGGTTTAAGGTCAAGGGGAGAAATCGTCCTAAATGTTGCATCCAGTGGTATAGCTTCACTATTGCTACCGGGTGGTAGGACTGCCCACTCAAGGTTTGCAATACCGATTTGTATAAACGAAGACTCAACATGCAACATCAAGCAAGGTAGTCCATTAGCTGAACTCATTGTTAAAGCAAAGCTAATCATTTGGGATGAAGCCCctatgatgcacaaacattgttttgaagCATTGGATAAAACAATGAGAGACGTACTCAGATTCTCTAATACTTCAAGCTCAACAAAGACTTTTGGGGGAAAAACTATTGTCTTAGGTGTGATTTCATACAGATACTTCCAGTTATTCCCAAAGAAACAAGACAAGATATTGTCTAAGCAA AATCTAAGACTGCGTAGTATTACAACTGAGGAAGAAATTGAGAAATTAGATACATTTGCCAAGTGGATTGTGGACTTAGGTGATGGAAATCTTGGTGGTAATAGTGAAGATGATTGCAATATAAATATTCCTTCACAGTTTGTATTGCAAACCAAAGGAGATCCTATCAAAGAGATTGTTGAGCAGACATTTCCTTCATTTGGTACTGGTGTTATAGATCCTGAGCAGTTAAAGAGTAGAGCTATTTTGGCACCAACATCAGATGTTGTGGATCAAGTCAATGAATACATGAACAATTTGAATCAAGCTTCATCGAAGACTTATTTAAGTTGTGATTCTGTTTGCAAAGCTGATACCAATGACAACATGTTGGCTGAAGTGCACACTACTGAATTTTTGAACAGTTTGAAGTGTTCTGGTGTACCAAACCATTCGTTATCATTAAAGGTTGGATCCCCAATAATGTTGTTGAGGAATATCGACCATTCTATTGGTCTTTGTAATGGAACACGATTGATTGTTACCAAATTAGGTAACCATGTTATTGAAGCCAAGATATTAGGTGGCACACATTATGGGACAACTGTATTGATACCCCGGCTATCATTGACTCCTTCAGATCCAAGacttccttttaaatttcaaaggaaGCAGTTTCCTGTTATGTTGTCCTATGCAATGACAATAAACAAAAGCCAAGGACAAACTTTGTCAGTAGTAGGGTTATTATTAAAGAAACCAGTCTTTAACCATGGTCAGTTATATGTAGCGGTTTCCCGTGTTAGTAATCTGGATGGCCTCAAAATCCTAATTTCTGATGAAACCAAGGGGTTAGTCAACTGTACTCAAAATGTGGTTTACaaagaaattttcaataatttgtaa
- the LOC116011003 gene encoding uncharacterized protein LOC116011003 encodes MIPKEKSLLTTEERTRVNLDNIAKDILYKALDKSLFPRVRKCKNAKDIWDVLMLIGDGDEQEKENKLTIAMKKFEDFKLNPKESITEMEARFIKLLMKINDLDEKKLSQKEINLKILRGLPKSWEMKVVALRGLPKSWEMKVVAMRGLPKSWEMKVVAMRDHRESWEMKVVAMRDHRDLKTMSTTQIFSDLKAYEFEKETQNDEEPETRNIALVANHQPSSSTPRFKRFMRKNQSYDNSDKIRRTKYRSNDKASGSRTHEKDEIQVLCYNCRKPGHFKAECPYPIVKKHQDEHNYKKNSGNYHNLKNAPNDADEEPNKNQKNDRRRKALAVEEKSGDKNDESCTSSSSLESDSSEDEKGLLCLFSQEDSNEELCLMADEEEVTSQNHSSNYSSESTYHENPREAFERMMKSFDGIEDSHFKLKEENAKLLAERQDLEDLRSKNAEMLESISQLEKQVHFLEEEYDQRPSGSRTGLGYSSSSHQHVLLTRPTDPSTSGGLSSVFIQGQTENLEPVINAINGTEPQSTSRSNDPTETRIVDPTRGNSQSGNPRSQQTPRYRPRVPNHHSRVTNGQPLGNNQSKGKFQGNKRQHYSQRQRKGRPQGRPSSYSNSVKNFKKFPSKHNGGDGRLYPSDED; translated from the exons ATGATTCCGAAGGAGAAATCCTTGTTAACCACCGAAGAGAGAACCCGAGTAAATCTCGACAATATAGCCAAAGATATACTCTACAAGGCTCTAGACAAATCATTGTTTCCGAGAGTACGGAAGTGTAAGAATGCTAAAGACATCTGGGATGTACTTATGCTCATAGGTGATGGAGACGAacaagagaaggagaacaagttaacaattgccatgaagaagtttgaagattTCAAACTCAATCCAAAGGAGTCCATAACTGAAATGGAAGCTCGGTTCATAAAGTTATTGATGAAGATCAACGATCTTGATGAGAAAAAGCTAtcacaaaaggagataaacTTGAAGATTCTCCGAGGACTACCCAAAAGCTGGGAAATGAAAGTAGTAGCTCTCCGAGGACTACCCAAAAGCTGGGAAATGAAAGTAGTAGCTATGCGAGGACTACCCAAAAGCTGGGAAATGAAAGTAGTAGCTATGCGCGATCATAGAGAAAGCTGGGAAATGAAAGTAGTAGCTATGCGCGATCATAGAGATCTCAAGACAATGAGCACTACTCAGATCTTTAGTGATCTGAAAGCCTACGAGTTTGAGAAGGAAACACAAAATGATGAAGAACCTGAGACAAGAAACATAGCCTTAGTTGCAAATCATCAAccttcatcatcaacaccaaG GTTCAAAAGATTCATGCGAAAGAATCAGTCCTACGACAACTCTGACAAGATAAGAAGAACGAAGTACCGAAGCAATGACAAAGCAAGTGGATCCAGAACACATGAAAAGGATGAAATACAAGTGCTGTGTTACAACTGCCGAAAACCTGGACACTTCAAAGCTGAATGTCCGTATCCCATTGTCAAGAAACATCAGGACGAGCACAACTACAAGAAGAATTCGGGAAACTATCACAACCTGAAGAATGCACCAAATGATGCTGACGAGGAGCCAAACAAAAATCAGAAGAATGATAGGCGAAGGAAGGCTCTAGCTGTAGAAGAGAAGTCAGGAGACAAGAACGACGAGTCATGCACGTCCAGCTCTAGTTTAGAAAGTGACAGTTCGGAGGATGAGAAGGGACTACTGTGTCTATTCAGTCAAGAGGACTCAAATGAAGAGCTGTGCCTTAtggcagatgaagaagaggtaacCTCACAAAACCACTCTTCTAATTATAGCTCTGAATCCACATATCATGAAAACCCTAGGGAAGCAttcgaaagaatgatgaagagtTTTGATGGTATTGAGGATTCACACTTCAAGCTCAAAGAAGAGAATGCCAAGCTATTggcagaaagacaagatctcgaggacTTAAGGTCCAAAAATGCTGAGATGCTTGAATCTATAAGCCAGCTTGAGAAGCAAGTTCATTTTCTTGAGGAAGAGT atgatcaaagaccatcagGGAGTAGAACCGGACTCGGTTATAGCTCTAGCTCTCATCAACATGTTCTCTTAACACGACCAACTGACCCTTCTACTAGTGGAGGTTTAAGTTCTGTCTTTATCCaaggacaaactgaaaatcTTGAGCCAGTGATTAACGCCATAAATGGAAcagaaccacaatcaacgagTCGATCTAATGATCCGACTGAAACACGTATTGTGGACCCTACGAGAGGGAATTCCCAAAGCGGTAACCCGAGAAGTCAGCAGACCCCTCGGTATAGACCACGCGTACCGAACCATCATAGTCGTGTCACAAATGGTCAACCACTTGGGAATAACCAATCTAAAGGAAAATTCCAAGGCAATAAGAGGCAACACTATTCACAGAGGCAACGCAAAGGTAGACCTCAGGGAAGACCGAGTTCTTACTCGAAtagtgtcaagaatttcaaaaagttcccTAGCAAGCATAATGGCGGAGATGGTAGACTATACCCCAGTGATGAGGACTAG
- the LOC116011001 gene encoding uncharacterized protein LOC116011001, giving the protein MLDRDGYPIYRRRDNGRTIKKNVIDLDSRYVVPHNRYLLMKYRAHINVEWCNQSRSIKYLFKYVNKGNDRVTVEFYNSTVDESTGKEIDEIKMYYDCRYISPCEAAWRIFSFDIQFRNPSVERLSFHLPNEQSIIFDDGDNVDSIGNRPTVSQSMFTAWFASNLKYEDARQLTYSEIPRKFVWKKDKREWHPRQRNFAIGRIFYVPPKCDELFYLRCLLNLVRGPRSLEEIKFVDGKQYMSFRDACYARGLIEDNKEYVDAILEASLWATVYSLRKLFVTLLISSSMSKPEIVWEAVWIHLAEDAEY; this is encoded by the coding sequence ATGTTGGATCGAGATGGGTATCCAATTTATCGTAGGCGTGATAATGGTCGTACGATAAAGAAGAATGTGATAGATTTGGACAGCAGATATGTTGTGCCTCATAATAGGTACTTATTGATGAAATATAGGGCGCATATTAATGTGGAATGGTGTAATCAATCAAGATCAATCAAGTACTTATTCAAGTACGTCAACAAGGGAAATGATCGAGTAACTGTTGAGTTCTACAATAGTACCGTTGACGAATCCACTGGGAAAGAAATAGATGAAATCAAGATGTACTACGATTGTAGGTATATCTCACCATGTGAGGCTGCTTGGaggattttttcttttgacaTACAATTTCGGAATCCTTCTGTGGAACGCTTAAGTTTCCATCTACCAAATGAGCAATCTATTATATTTGATGATGGTGATAATGTTGACAGTATTGGTAATCGTCCGACAGTGTCACAAAGTATGTTCACCGCATGGTTTGCATCTAATTTGAAGTATGAGGATGCTAGGCAGTTAACTTACTCAGAAATTCCTAGGAAATTTGTTTGGAAGAAAGACAAAAGAGAATGGCATCCTAGGCAAAGAAATTTTGCAATTGGAAGGATTTTCTATGTTCCACCAAAATGCGATGAACTATTTTATTTGAGGTGTTTACTAAACTTGGTGAGAGGTCCCAGAAGTTTGGAAGAAATCAAGTTTGTTGATGGAAAACAATACATGTCATTTAGAGATGCCTGTTACGCTAGAGGATTGATTGAGGACAACAAAGAATATGTGGACGCAATTTTGGAGGCATCACTATGGGCAACTGTGTATTCGTTAAGGAAACTTTTTGTCACGCTGTTGATCTCAAGTTCAATGTCAAAGCCAGAAATTGTGTGGGAAGCTGTTTGGATACATCTAGCAGAAGATGCGGAATATTAA
- the LOC116011002 gene encoding uncharacterized protein LOC116011002 produces the protein MGGKIDRSINVGTSPPVFRLHGQNFHLIGSLLPQQGQRPKFAQLYIYDTQNEVNNKMNAVGDNNSTKRLNLDIVQNIKDALDENNAFVKTFRNASAHIENNPTAEIKIKLISKRSKDAWTYSLPQVQEVAALIVGDIDPNMGQRDILVETNSGNLQRINELNPSYLPLQYPLLYPYGEDGYREDIPFADILDRASTARNRVSPREYFSFRLQDRLDQTSTLLYARRLLQQYIVDAYTMIESGRLVYIRTHQKTLRCESYRCLTDALTNGEVDPTAQGKRIILPSSFTGGARYMIQNYQDAMVICKAMGYPSLFITFTCNPKWPEIERFLKARNLKVEDRLDIICRVFKMKLNALISEIRKNNIFGVVSAVIYTIEFQKRGLSHAHILVFLEKNDSPKTLKDIDMWISAEIPNEICDPEYYKAMQEFMMHGPCGSCRKNTHGKWPMF, from the exons ATGGGAGGAAAAATCGACAGATCCATCAATGTTGGCACAAGCCCACCTGTATTTAGATTGCATGGCCAAAATTTCCATTTAATTGGAAGCTTGCTGCCACAACAAGGTCAAAGGCCGAAGTTTGCCCAGTTGTATATTTACGACACTCAGAATGAAGTTAACAATAAGATGAATGCAGTCGG GGACAATAATAGtaccaaaagattgaatcttgatattgttcaaaatattaaagatgCTTTGGATGAAAACAATGCTTTCGTGAAGACATTTCGCAATGCAAGTGCACATATTGAGAATAATCCTACAGCAGAGatcaaaatcaaattgataAGTAAGAGATCAAAAGATGCTTGGACATATAGCTTGCCCCAAGTTCAAGAAGTTGCCGCTTTGATTGTTGGTGATATAGATCCAAATATGGGACAGCGTGACATATTGGTGGAAACGAATTCAGGCAATCTACAAAGAATTAATGAATTGAATCCGTCATATCTACCACTACAATATCCACTACTATATCCATACGGTGAAGATGGCTATAGAGAAGACATTCCGTTTGCGGACATTCTTGATAGGGCATCCACAGCAAGAAATCGTGTATCTCCACGTGAGTATTTCTCTTTCCGTTTGCAAGATAGGTTGGATCAGACATCAACATTATTGTATGCAAGAAGGTTGTTACAACAATATATTGTTGATGCTTATACTATGATAGAGTCTGGCCGTTTAGTCTACATTAGAACACACCAAAAAACTTTGAGATGTGAATCTTATAGGTGTTTGACTGATGCTCTGACTAATGGAGAAGTAGATCCTACTGCTCAAGGAAAGAGGATAATCTTGCCATCTAGCTTTACTGGAGGTGCCAGATATATGATTCAAAACTACCAAGATGCAATGGTCATTTGCAAAGCTATGGGTTATCCGAGCCTCTTTATTACTTTTACATGTAACCCGAAGTGGCCCGAGATAGAAAGGTTTCTAAAAGCACGCAATTTAAAGGTGGAAGATAGGCTAGATATTATATGCCGCGTTTTCAAAATGAAGCTAAACGCTCTTATTTCAGAGATTCGCAAGAATAACATTTTCGGAGTCGTTTCAGCTG TGATTTATACTATTGAATTTCAGAAAAGAGGGTTATCGCATGCGCATATTTTGGTATTCTTGGAAAAGAATGACTCTCCTAAAACCCTAAAAGATATAGACATGTGGATATCTGCTGAGATTCCAAATGAGATATGTGATCCAGAGTACTACAAAGCCATGCAAGAATTCATGATGCATGGTCCTTGTGGTTCATGTAGGAAGAATACACATGGTAAATGGCCGATGTTCTAA